The following proteins are co-located in the Phragmites australis chromosome 10, lpPhrAust1.1, whole genome shotgun sequence genome:
- the LOC133883700 gene encoding protein tesmin/TSO1-like CXC 7 isoform X2 — translation MEQEVPSKIKEKEKQQQVEPAPAPAAATEPRAPPQPQQQRKPAVSVQPVMPVTRTWPVAFTPMKPVVEMKSTTLTKKKKHCNCKNSQCLKLYCECFAARDYCDGCNCKQCGNTVENEKIRQEAINNTKQRNPNAFQPKIENGPNNISVRKDNAGAPPSIPKHNKGCHCKKSSCLKKYCECFQANILCSKNCRCMDCKNFDGSEELRAIIQGDSSCDRNTMQQAANVALNGAIGSSGYRFSPVRRKRPPEDPYGQRLSGEGSMAQTQFQEANHVDALQVASSIGLDGCQSKSKLVYRSPLANTIHLSDVNDLANHLVILCRKAAEGFTTIADNKVEMEVDKEICKNIVLNFDENKKEVQKAAASQIDNLTNIDQQNPGDLGPHSSNTQEDSRPASPGTQALMCDEQDLTFGTDYRSSVPIPLHDQVISELHSVQENAVLREFRNYLRLIITRGKVNEEKSSSGTGMELDARHHGSSTILPPVKAEEKSNAPDNPENPETNVVSADHAPELM, via the exons ATGGAGCAGGAGGTTCCCTCGAAAatcaaggagaaggagaagcagcagcaggtggagccggcgccggcgcccgcaGCGGCAACCGAGCCGAGGGCGCCTCCACAGCCGCAACAGCAGCGGAAGCCGGCGGTCTCGGTGCAGCCTGTTATGCCGGTGACGAGGACGTGGCCAGTGGCCTTCACGCCTAT GAAGCCTGTGGTCGAAATGAAGAGTACCACCCTGACCAAGAAAAAGAAGCATTGTAACTGCAAAAACTCACAGTGTCTAAAGCT GTACTGTGAGTGTTTTGCAGCACGTGATTATTGTGACGGCTGCAATTGTAAACAATGTGGGAACACTGTTGAGAATGAAAAGATTAGGCAGGAGGCTATTAACAATACAAAGCAACGCAATCCAAACGCCTTTCAACCTAAGATTGAGAATGGTCCAAATAATATCAGTGTTCGTAAG GATAATGCTGGAGCACCACCTTCAATTCCAAAGCATAATAAAGGTTGTCACTGCAAGAAGTCAAGTTGTCTTAAGAAGTACTGTGAATGTTTCCAAGCAAATATTCTTTGCTCGAAGAACTGTAGATGTATGGATTGCAAGAACTTCGATGGAAGTGAGGAGCTACGGGCTATAATTCAAGGGGATAGTTCATGTGATAGAAATACCATGCAACAAGCAGCTAATGTTGCTCTGAATGGTGCCATTGGATCTTCAGGGTATAGATTTTCTCCAGTGCGTAGAAAAAGGCCCCCAGAAGACCCCTATGGTCAGAGACTAAGTGGTGAAGGAAGTATGGCACAGACACAGTTTCAAGAG GCCAACCATGTGGATGCTTTACAAGTTGCTTCATCTATTGGACTTGACGGGTGCCAAAGTAAATCTAAACTGGTCTATAG GTCTCCGCTAGCAAACACTATCCATCTTTCTGATGTCAACGACCTAGCCAACCATTTGGTGATTCTATGCAGAAAGGCAGCGGAGGGATTCACGACAATAGCTG ATAATAAAGTGGAGATGGAAGTGGATAaggaaatttgcaaaaatattgTCCTAAATTTTGATGAGAACAAGAAGGAAGTCCAGAAAGCTGCTGCTAGTCAAATTGATAATTTGACCAATATAGATCAGCAAAACCCTGGTGACTTGGGACCACATAGCTCTAACACCCAAGAGGATTCTAGGCCTGCCTCTCCAGGAACACAAGCGCTGATGTGTGATGAGCAGGATCTCACATTCGGAACAGATTATAGAAGTTCAGTTCCCATACCACTGCATGATCAGGTCATTTCTGAGCTACACAGCGTGCAAGAAAATGCAGTGTTGAGAGAGTTCCGAAACTACCTCCGGCTAATTATCACACGTGGAAAAGTAAATG AAGAAAAATCTTCATCAGGGACAGGGATGGAATTGGATGCTCGACATCATGGATCAAGCACCATTTTACCCCCAGTAAAAGCGGAAGAAAAATCCAATGCTCCGGATAACCCCGAAAATCCGGAAACAAATGTTGTATCAGCAGACCATGCGCCCGAGTTAATGTAG
- the LOC133883701 gene encoding protein BUNDLE SHEATH DEFECTIVE 2, chloroplastic-like isoform X1 → MAATASLTATAPSSPALLKTSPPAVISLRPVSRRSKLLSVKTKDLWYRINPGNIGSLYLHPNGCMECSPPSSLLCRATENDQSAKNPQKVNSILCKDCEGNGAILCTQCKGSGVNSVDHFNGRFKAGALCWLCRGKREILCGSCNGAGFLGGFLSTFDETAE, encoded by the exons ATGGCGGCCACGGCGAGCCTCACGGCCACCGCTCCCTCCTCTCCAGCCCTCCTGAAAACGTCGCCTCCTGCGGTTATCTCCCTCCGGCCCGTCTCCCGCCGCTCCAAGCTCCTGTCTGTCAAGACCAAG GACTTATGGTACAGAATCAATCCAGGAAACATAGGATCCCTGTATCTTCATCCAAATGGATGCATGGAATGCTCGCCTCCTAGTTCTTTGTTATGCAGA GCCACAGAAAATGACCAGAGCGCTAAAAACCCTCAGAAGGTAAACAGCATTCTTTGCAAGGACTGCGAAGGAAACG GTGCAATCTTATGCACCCAGTGCAAGGGAAGTGGGGTGAATTCTGTTGACCATTTCAATGGCCGATTTAAAGCTGGAGCTTTATGCTGGCTTTGCAG AGGAAAGCGTGAAATCTTATGCGGGAGCTGCAATGGCGCTGGCTTCTTGGGTGGATTTTTAAGCACCTTCGATGAAACTGCGGAATAG
- the LOC133883701 gene encoding protein BUNDLE SHEATH DEFECTIVE 2, chloroplastic-like isoform X2, with protein MAATASLTATAPSSPALLKTSPPAVISLRPVSRRSKLLSVKTKATENDQSAKNPQKVNSILCKDCEGNGAILCTQCKGSGVNSVDHFNGRFKAGALCWLCRGKREILCGSCNGAGFLGGFLSTFDETAE; from the exons ATGGCGGCCACGGCGAGCCTCACGGCCACCGCTCCCTCCTCTCCAGCCCTCCTGAAAACGTCGCCTCCTGCGGTTATCTCCCTCCGGCCCGTCTCCCGCCGCTCCAAGCTCCTGTCTGTCAAGACCAAG GCCACAGAAAATGACCAGAGCGCTAAAAACCCTCAGAAGGTAAACAGCATTCTTTGCAAGGACTGCGAAGGAAACG GTGCAATCTTATGCACCCAGTGCAAGGGAAGTGGGGTGAATTCTGTTGACCATTTCAATGGCCGATTTAAAGCTGGAGCTTTATGCTGGCTTTGCAG AGGAAAGCGTGAAATCTTATGCGGGAGCTGCAATGGCGCTGGCTTCTTGGGTGGATTTTTAAGCACCTTCGATGAAACTGCGGAATAG
- the LOC133883700 gene encoding protein tesmin/TSO1-like CXC 7 isoform X1, which yields MEQEVPSKIKEKEKQQQVEPAPAPAAATEPRAPPQPQQQRKPAVSVQPVMPVTRTWPVAFTPMKPVVEMKSTTLTKKKKHCNCKNSQCLKLYCECFAARDYCDGCNCKQCGNTVENEKIRQEAINNTKQRNPNAFQPKIENGPNNISVRKDNAGAPPSIPKHNKGCHCKKSSCLKKYCECFQANILCSKNCRCMDCKNFDGSEELRAIIQGDSSCDRNTMQQAANVALNGAIGSSGYRFSPVRRKRPPEDPYGQRLSGEGSMAQTQFQEANHVDALQVASSIGLDGCQSKSKLVYRSPLANTIHLSDVNDLANHLVILCRKAAEGFTTIADNKVEMEVDKEICKNIVLNFDENKKEVQKAAASQIDNLTNIDQQNPGDLGPHSSNTQEDSRPASPGTQALMCDEQDLTFGTDYRSSVPIPLHDQVISELHSVQENAVLREFRNYLRLIITRGKVNAEEKSSSGTGMELDARHHGSSTILPPVKAEEKSNAPDNPENPETNVVSADHAPELM from the exons ATGGAGCAGGAGGTTCCCTCGAAAatcaaggagaaggagaagcagcagcaggtggagccggcgccggcgcccgcaGCGGCAACCGAGCCGAGGGCGCCTCCACAGCCGCAACAGCAGCGGAAGCCGGCGGTCTCGGTGCAGCCTGTTATGCCGGTGACGAGGACGTGGCCAGTGGCCTTCACGCCTAT GAAGCCTGTGGTCGAAATGAAGAGTACCACCCTGACCAAGAAAAAGAAGCATTGTAACTGCAAAAACTCACAGTGTCTAAAGCT GTACTGTGAGTGTTTTGCAGCACGTGATTATTGTGACGGCTGCAATTGTAAACAATGTGGGAACACTGTTGAGAATGAAAAGATTAGGCAGGAGGCTATTAACAATACAAAGCAACGCAATCCAAACGCCTTTCAACCTAAGATTGAGAATGGTCCAAATAATATCAGTGTTCGTAAG GATAATGCTGGAGCACCACCTTCAATTCCAAAGCATAATAAAGGTTGTCACTGCAAGAAGTCAAGTTGTCTTAAGAAGTACTGTGAATGTTTCCAAGCAAATATTCTTTGCTCGAAGAACTGTAGATGTATGGATTGCAAGAACTTCGATGGAAGTGAGGAGCTACGGGCTATAATTCAAGGGGATAGTTCATGTGATAGAAATACCATGCAACAAGCAGCTAATGTTGCTCTGAATGGTGCCATTGGATCTTCAGGGTATAGATTTTCTCCAGTGCGTAGAAAAAGGCCCCCAGAAGACCCCTATGGTCAGAGACTAAGTGGTGAAGGAAGTATGGCACAGACACAGTTTCAAGAG GCCAACCATGTGGATGCTTTACAAGTTGCTTCATCTATTGGACTTGACGGGTGCCAAAGTAAATCTAAACTGGTCTATAG GTCTCCGCTAGCAAACACTATCCATCTTTCTGATGTCAACGACCTAGCCAACCATTTGGTGATTCTATGCAGAAAGGCAGCGGAGGGATTCACGACAATAGCTG ATAATAAAGTGGAGATGGAAGTGGATAaggaaatttgcaaaaatattgTCCTAAATTTTGATGAGAACAAGAAGGAAGTCCAGAAAGCTGCTGCTAGTCAAATTGATAATTTGACCAATATAGATCAGCAAAACCCTGGTGACTTGGGACCACATAGCTCTAACACCCAAGAGGATTCTAGGCCTGCCTCTCCAGGAACACAAGCGCTGATGTGTGATGAGCAGGATCTCACATTCGGAACAGATTATAGAAGTTCAGTTCCCATACCACTGCATGATCAGGTCATTTCTGAGCTACACAGCGTGCAAGAAAATGCAGTGTTGAGAGAGTTCCGAAACTACCTCCGGCTAATTATCACACGTGGAAAAGTAAATG CAGAAGAAAAATCTTCATCAGGGACAGGGATGGAATTGGATGCTCGACATCATGGATCAAGCACCATTTTACCCCCAGTAAAAGCGGAAGAAAAATCCAATGCTCCGGATAACCCCGAAAATCCGGAAACAAATGTTGTATCAGCAGACCATGCGCCCGAGTTAATGTAG